A window of Apium graveolens cultivar Ventura chromosome 8, ASM990537v1, whole genome shotgun sequence contains these coding sequences:
- the LOC141679316 gene encoding uncharacterized protein LOC141679316, translating into MSLIVWNCRGLANPRTVRFLNEINKTYRPSAVFLSETLVKKNKVEKVSKRLGFADCFAVDPQGHGGGVALMWKNEGGINIVDSCSNFIDFEVQHEQLGRWRYTGYYGYPERGRRAESWDMMRRLAGASTLPWCLIGDFNDIVTMEEKTGGSKQPHVLLDGFAEAITDCGLADLGYTRNKYTWERSRGTSRWVQERLYRGLATSEWIEMFPGAEVRVLKILTSDHKPLFLQLNRQVYVPKRGRFRFENMWIEDNDCRNIVKGYWSNKGGSNMMDKMDHNRISRLKDDNREWQETEEGIQTVITQYFENLFCSTAAGERISERVKFKEISEEESHTLIVPIVEEEVKDAVFGMHADKSPGIDGFNPAFFQAYWDIVGADVVASCQRLFEYGEMPEDINKTLVCLIPKVKKPNKVADLRPISLCNVLMRILSKVLANRLKPTLNSIISTNQSAFIEGRLLTDNALIAFEANHYIHRKTQGINGVAEMKVDVSKAYDRLEWTYIEWMLHKFEFPQKWIERVMQCIRSVSYCFIRDRKIFGDVVPQRGVRQGDPLSPYVYIICAEGLSGLIRHYEDAGLLHGCKIARGAPRISHLLFADDCYFFFQASIREANMMKTIMQKYENISGQVINYNKSDVGFSLNTRQGEQVAVCDILGVRRVVQPGKYLGMPMCVGKSKVEAFGFLHDRIKQKLQVWYNKELSKHGKLTMLTSSAQTVSSFWMSLFLIPATLCDEMERTMNDFLWGRAPKGKGVKWISWKKLCMPKSCGGLGVRDLKNFNLSMLAKQGWRLLNESNPLVSAILKAKYYLKSNFLEAEVGNNPSYVWRSIMAAMDIVKAGTRRKIGNGEDTKVWDDSWLPDKANGFVTTVIPDQLQGITVASFMIPEERRWDMEVVNDICNSRDVELIKRIPIPLMDRRDSWYWMLEENGEFTVKSCYRWLQGENDGSYRLFWNKLWSLRMPHKVTNFIWKVSKWCLPTASALAGKGISIDTRCLWCHSAEETDVHALFFCEFAKTVWYAVGLSQIVQTIQTDSAFRGVVKVFEMCSRNQCIQFAMVSWSLWNRRNRWLWDKINGSAYGVKAAACNLIRVWKEAQAKVVHQNLQNQQGDRTWRKPDKGWVKVNMDAAVFGDGSIGVGSVIRDSNGCFIGARCRRLEGSWSPREAEAISMKEALSWVIEKGFKHCVFESDSKCLVNACNGSPGEAFFGTLVSDCVYLLKHISPVLVRFSYRSANTVAHELARAAYSMSDIGEWYVVPPNFISQVLEIDKS; encoded by the exons GGAGATATACGGGGTACTATGGTTATCCAGAGAGAGGAAGGCGTGCAGAGTCGTGGGATATGATGCGTAGGTTAGCAGGGGCATCAACATTACCGTGGTGCCTAATCGGGGATTTTAATGACATTGTGACAATGGAAGAGAAAACAGGTGGAAGCAAACAGCCTCATGTGTTGTTGGATGGTTTTGCTGAAGCAATAACGGATTGTGGATTGGCTGATTTAGGCTATACAAGGAACAAGTATACGTGGGAGAGGTCGAGGGGGACAAGTCGGTGGGTTCAAGAGAGGTTGTATAGAGGATTAGCTACATCAGAATGGATCGAGATGTTTCCAGGTGCTGAAGTGAGGGTTCTTAAAATATTAACTTCTGATCACAAACCCTTGTTTTTACAGCTAAACAGGCAAGTTTATGTACCTAAAAGAGGTAGGTTCCGTTTTGAAAACATGTGGATAGAGGACAATGATTGTAGAAATATTGTTAAGGGCTATTGGAGCAATAAAGGTGGAAGTAACATGATGGATAAGATG GATCATAACAGAATTAGCAGATTGAAAGATGATAATAGGGAATGGCAAGAAACTGAGGAGGGTATTCAAACTGTTATTACACAGTATTTTGAGAATTTGTTTTGTAGCACTGCTGCAGGGGAAAGAATATCAGAGAGAGTTAAATTTAAGGAAATTTCAGAGGAGGAAAGTCATACTTTGATAGTGCCTATTGTCGAAGAGGAAGTTAAGGATGCTGTGTTTGGGATGCATGCTGATAAATCTCCTGGGATTGACGGTTTTAATCCGGCATTTTTTCAGGCTTATTGGGATATCGTGGGTGCGGATGTAGTGGCATCTTGTCAACGTTTATTTGAATATGGAGAGATGCCAGAGGATATAAATAAGACGCTGGTTTGCCTGATTCCTAAGGTGAAAAAACCAAATAAGGTAGCTGATCTTAGGCCTATCTCTTTATGTAATGTGTTGATGAGAATTCTGTCTAAAGTCTTGGCAAACAGATTAAAGCCAACTCTTAATTCAATCATTTCTACGAATCAAAGTGCGTTCATTGAGGGGAGGCTGTTGACGGATAATGCTTTGATTGCATTCGAGGCAAATCATTATATTCACAGGAAAACACAGGGGATTAATGGAGTAGCTGAAATGAAGGTGGATGTATCTAAGGCCTATGACAGGTTGGAGTGGACATATATTGAGTGGATGTTGCATAAGTTTGAGTTCCCTCAGAAATGGATAGAAAGAGTAATGCAGTGTATTCGATCAGTGTCGTATTGCTTTATCAGAGATAGGAAAATATTTGGAGATGTGGTGCCACAGAGGGGAGTTCGACAAGGGGATCCTTTATCCCCTTATGTGTATATAATTTGTGCAGAAGGTTTAAGTGGCTTGATTCGGCATTATGAAGATGCTGGCCTTTTACATGGGTGTAAAATTGCAAGGGGTGCTCCGCGTATATCTCATCTATTATTCGCAGACGACTGCTATTTCTTTTTTCAGGCATCTATAAGGGAAGCAAATATGATGAAGACCATTATGCAAAAATATGAAAATATCTCAGGGCAAGTGATTAACTATAATAAATCGGATGTGGGTTTCAGTCTGAATACTAGACAGGGAGAACAAGTGGCTGTATGTGATATATTGGGGGTGCGCCGGGTCGTTCAGCCAGGCAAGTACCTCGGAATGCCGATGTGTGTGGGTAAAAGTAAAGTCGAGGCCTTTGGTTTCTTGCATGATCGTATAAAACAGAAGCTGCAAGTCTGGTATAACAAAGAACTGTCTAAGCATGGTAAGCTTACGATGTTAACTTCGTCTGCACAAACTGTTTCCAGTTTTTGGATGAGCTTGTTTCTCATTCCAGCGACATTGTGTGATGAAATGGAGAGAACTATGAATGATTTCTTATGGGGACGAGCACCTAAAGGAAAAGGGGTCAAGTGGATATCGTGGAAGAAGTTGTGTATGCCTAAAAGTTGTGGGGGTTTGGGGGTGAGGGATTTAAAAAATTTTAATCTATCAATGTTAGCTAAGCAGGGTTGGCGTCTTCTCAATGAATCGAACCCGTTAGTGTCTGCAATTTTGAAAGCTAAGTACTATCTTAAGTCTAATTTTCTAGAAGCAGAAGTTGGAAATAATCCAAGCTATGTGTGGCGTAGTATCATGGCTGCGATGGACATAGTGAAGGCAGGGACTAGGAGAAAGATTGGAAACGGAGAGGACACAAAGGTCTGGGATGATTCATGGCTCCCAGACAAAGCAAATGGCTTTGTAACTACTGTTATACCGGATCAGTTGCAGGGTATCACAGTGGCTAGTTTTATGATCCCTGAGGAGCGTCGATGGGATATGGAGGTTGTAAATGATATTTGTAATAGTCGAGATGTGGAATTAATTAAGCGAATCCCAATACCGTTGATGGATAGGAGAGACTCGTGGTACTGGATGCTGGAGGAAAATGGTGAGTTTACGGTCAAAAGTTGTTATAGGTGGCTACAGGGAGAGAATGATGGGTCTTATCGTCTGTTCTGGAATAAATTGTGGTCATTGAGGATGCCCCATAAAGTAACAAATTTCATCTGGAAAGTAAGTAAATGGTGCCTTCCAACTGCGAGTGCACTAGCAGGGAAAGGGATTAGTATTGATACTCGTTGTCTGTGGTGCCATAGTGCAGAAGAAACAGATGTACATGCGTTGTTCTTTTGTGAATTTGCAAAGACAGTCTGGTATGCAGTTGGGCTTAGTCAAATTGTGCAGACCATTCAAACTGATTCTGCGTTCAGGGGGGTGGTGAAAGTGTTTGAGATGTGCTCAAGGAATCAGTGCATTCAGTTCGCGATGGTTAGTTGGAGTTTGTGGAATAGGAGAAACAGATGGCTCTGGGATAAAATAAATGGATCTGCATATGGGGTAAAGGCTGCAGCGTGTAATTTAATTCGAGTTTGGAAGGAGGCTCAAGCTAAGGTAGTGCATCAAAATCTGCAGAATCAGCAAGGTGACCGTACGTGGAGAAAACCAGACAAAGGATGGGTGAAAGTTAATATGGATGCTGCAGTTTTTGGAGATGGGAGTATAGGTGTTGGTAGTGTTATTCGAGACTCAAATGGATGCTTCATAGGAGCAAGATGTCGTAGACTGGAAGGCAGTTGGAGCCCGAGAGAGGCTGAGGCAATTAGCATGAAAGAGGCTCTTTCGTGGGTGATTGAAAAGGGATTCAAGCACTGTGTGTTTGAGTCGGATTCGAAATGCCTTGTAAATGCGTGTAATGGCTCGCCGGGGGAGGCGTTCTTTGGGACACTTGTGTCAGATTGTGTTTATTTATTAAAGCACATAAGTCCAGTGCTAGTGAGGTTTAGTTATCGATCTGCGAATACAGTGGCGCATGAGTTAGCAAGAGCCGCTTATTCTATGTCAGATATAGGGGAATGGTATGTCGTTCCACCTAATTTTATTTCTCAAGTACTAGAGATTGATAAGAGTTGA